The genomic region CCTGCCAAACCAGAGGCACCTTCGCTGCTGCCGCTGTTCTCTTTGGTGTCATTCAGCGGCTGGCCAGAGGATGAGACTCCCCAAACTCCTCACTTTCTTGCTTTGGTACCTGGCTTGGCTGGACCTGGAATTCATCTGCACTGTGTTGGGTGCCCCTGACTGGGGCCAGAAAGCCCAGGGGACCAGGCCAGGATTGGCCAAAGCAGAGGCCAAGGAGAGGCCCCCCCTGGCCCGGAACGTCTTCAGGCCAGGGGGTCACAGCTATGGTGGGGGGGCCGCCAATGCCAGGGCAAAGGGAGGCACCGGGCACACAGGAGGCCTGACACAGCCCAAAAAGGATGAACCCAAAAAGCTGCCCCCCAGACCGGGTGGCCCTGAACCCAAGCCAGGACACCCTCCCCAAACAAGGCAGGCTACAGCCCGGACTGTGACCCCAAAAGGACAGCTTCCCGGGGGCAAGGCACCCCCAAAAGCAGGATCTGTCCCCAGCTCCTTCCTGCTGAAGAAGGCCAGGGAGCCCGGGCCCCCGCGAGAGCCCAAGGAGCCGTTCCGCCCGCCCCCCATCACACCCCACGAGTACATGCTCTCGCTGTACAGGACGCTGTCCGATGCTGACAGAAAGGGAGGCAACAGCAGCGTGAAGTTGGAGGCTGGCCTGGCCAACACCATCACCAGCTTTATTGACAAAGGGCAAGGTGAGGGGGCGGGGTGGCAGGGGCACGGCTCAGAGGGAGGGGCATCTGCATGAATGGAGGGGCTTTCAAAGCCCTGGCACTGCCCTGGTGGGAGACACTGTGTGCATCTGGCCCGGGGTGGGTGTATGGGGACACTCACACATATCTCACACATAGCAGATCCCGAGCTGCCCACACATCAGGGCTGGAGGGCACCTAGGAATCACCAGGTTCAACGCCTGCAAGGTGCAGGGCGGGCACTAAAGCCTAGAGAGGAGACAACACCTGCCAGTTGGTGGCAGAGTTGGAGACCGGATTCCAAGACTTGATTCCCCAGCTGTGCATCTGTCCCTGCTGGGCTGGCCGAACTTTCCACGCTCCAGGGGTTTGTAGGTGGTCTCAgatggcagagaaagaaatgaatcttGAGGTCCCCGTGGTTCTGCAACTTTGCCCTCAGGCAAGGGGATAGAGGAGGCAAGAGAGGTGCTCACAGTAAATGGGGCATCTTGGAGTCATGGAATGATGTTCGAATATATGGAGAGGGAGCAGACCTAGGGTCTAACTcgcagtgtgaccttgggaaagccCCTTCTCACTTGGGGtctctgttttcccatctgtacaCCTATATGGGGTTGGACAGGGTGGTTTCTGAGAGCGCTTCCGACATGAAAACTTTAGGTCCTGTCCTGAACACGCCTCATTCTCCTTACATTAACTCGGGAGACTACCTgctcccctctgtctctctctgctcccctctgtctctctctgctcccctctgtctctctctgctcccctctgtctctctctgcccacCTAGTGTTACTGTTGCAGCTTTTCCTCTCCACTTGCTGTGTGATCTAAGCAAGTCCCTCCCGCTctgagggcctcagtttcttcctagtgTGAAGAGGGAGGTGGGCTGTTGGTCGCTCAAGTTGCCTGCAGCTCATTTGCTCTGGTCCTAGGCtggcagggtgggggaggggtcaGAGGGTGGGAGAGGTTTCTCATTAGAGCTGGCCTGGAGGGGGCTGCcgtggcggggggtgggggggtgggagaGGCACAGAGGCAGCAGGTCTggctgaggtgggggaggtgGTCTGGCTGCCTGCCCAGCCAGGGAAAGCTGTGACCCCTTGGGGGCTCATAAAATAAGTCCTTGTGCCCCCCAGCACTAAGGGAGCTTCGAGAGGGGGAGATGGGGAGTTTAAAGGCCTAATTAGTCACCTTCTAGAGCAATATATGAAAGCTCCCCGATGGCAAATTGGTATTCAGGAAGGAGGGCATGCTGATTCAGAGATACTACTGAGCTTCTCACATAAACATACACAGCCTTATGTTTATACAGACGTGCTGAATGACACATGTACACGCATGCTGactcacacacgtacacacatgctgaatcacacatgtacacacatgccgAATCACACATGTACACGCATGCCGAATCACACATGtacgcatgtgcacacacaccttCTTACATACACGTGTACACAAGATCGattatgcacatacatacatatatgtgctCTTCAAATAGTACACAAGCCCAATCATTTATACATATAATGCATCATTAACGTATACTCTTTCATATTCACACATGAACCCAACATTAACGTATACTCTTTCATATTCACACATGAACCCAACATTAACGTATACTCTTTCATATTCACACATGAAcccaatcacacacacacatacaactgtaacacacgcacacactcaggAGAGTAAGACACATAGGCAACAAAATCCTTGCACTGGGAAGCCAGGAAAATTGGGCTGTAGGTCAGTGTGGACCAGCTTTGACATTAAGTTGCTATGTGACCTTAGTCAAGTCACTCCCCATCTctgtgcctcatctgtaaaacaagagcACTAAGGTCTCCTTTAAGGGATGATGGAAGCAGCTGAGAATTTGAGCAAGTCAtctaacttctctgaaccttggGATTCTCCTCCAGAAAagcatgggttttttttgttgttgctgtttatttgttttgttgttgtttgtttgtttgttttttagccagggtgtctctctgttgcccaggctggagtgcagtagtgaattcatggctcactgaagcctcgacctccctggggtcagtcaatcctcccacctcagcctcctgagtagctgggactacatgtgcacgccaccatgcctggttagtttttgtatctttttgtagagacagagtgtcaccatgttgtgcaggctagtttcaaactcctgagcacaagcaatctgcccacctcagcctcccaaagtgctgggattacaggtgtgagccactgtgcccagtcaacaAGAGTAATTTTAATGCCCACTCCACCTATCTTGCAAATGAGATACCACGTTAGCTCATggctgggagagagagaggtagaaGGCAGTTACAAGGCTGATAAATATCTGATAACATGTAGATCATGACACAAACACCAGAAGCAGGCAAATCATCCCCAGCCACATCTACAGGTGAATACCCCTACTTGGTTGGCTACATAGGAGGTGCTCTCATTTTGAAAAAGGCTCTCAGTGGTTTGGCTCTTGGCTTCTGTCAGAATGGGGCAGAGGTGAAAGAAAGCTCTCTGGACGGGGAGAGAGCTGGGGCCTTCCCCTGCAGCCTCGAAGTGACTGACTCCCTTGGTGAGGTTGCAGGGAATGACTTCTGGGTGTTCTCTCTAGATGACCGAGGTCCCGTGGTCAGGAAGCAGAGGTACGTGTTTGACATTAGTGCCCTGGAGAAGGATGGGCTGCTGGGGGCCGAGCTGCGGATCTTGCGGAAGAAACCCTCGGACACGGCCAAGTCAGCGGCCCCCGGAGGCGGGCGGGCTGCCCAGCTGAAGCTGTCCAGCTGCCCCAGCGGCCGGCAGCCGGCCGCCTTGCTGGATGTGCGCTCCGTGCCAGGCCTGGACGGATCTGGCTGGGAGGTGTTCGACATCTGGAAGCTCTTCCGAAACTTTAAGAACTCGGCCCAGCTGTGCCTGGAGCTGGAGGCCTGGGAACGGGGCCGGGCCGTCGACCTCCGTGGCCTGGGCTTCGACCGTGCTGCCCGGCAGGTCCACGAGAAGGCCCTGTTCCTGGTGTTTGGCCGCACCAAGAAACGGGACCTGTTCTTTAATGAGATTAAGGCCCGATCTGGCCAGGACGATAAGACCGTGTATGAGTACCTGTTCAGCCAGAGGCGAAAACGGCGGGCCCCACTGGCCACTCGCCAGGGCAAGCGACCCAGCAAGAACCTTAAGGCTCGGTGCAGTCGGAAGGCACTGCATGTCAACTTCAAGGACATGGGCTGGGACGACTGGATCATCGCACCCCTTGAGTACGAGGCTTTCCACTGCGAGGGGCTGTGCGAGTTCCCTTTGCGCTCCCACCTGGAGCCCACGAACCATGCAGTCATCCAGACCCTTATGAACTCCATGGACCCCGAGTCCACACCACCCACCTGCTGTGTGCCCACGCGGCTGAGTCCCATCAGCATTCTCTTCATTGACTCTGCCAACAACGTGGTGTATAAGCAGTATGAGGACATGGTCGTGGAGTCGTGTGGCTGCAGGTAGCAGCACTGGCCCTCTGTCTTCCTGGGTGGCACATCCCAAGAGCCCCTTCCTGCACTCCTGGAATCACAGAGGGGTcaggaagctgtggcaggagTATCTACACAGCTTGCATGAAAGTGGATTCCAATAAGCTTGCTCGCTCTCCGAGTGTGACTTGGGCTAAAGGCCCCCTTTTATC from Macaca thibetana thibetana isolate TM-01 chromosome 10, ASM2454274v1, whole genome shotgun sequence harbors:
- the GDF5 gene encoding growth/differentiation factor 5, which produces MRLPKLLTFLLWYLAWLDLEFICTVLGAPDWGQKAQGTRPGLAKAEAKERPPLARNVFRPGGHSYGGGAANARAKGGTGHTGGLTQPKKDEPKKLPPRPGGPEPKPGHPPQTRQATARTVTPKGQLPGGKAPPKAGSVPSSFLLKKAREPGPPREPKEPFRPPPITPHEYMLSLYRTLSDADRKGGNSSVKLEAGLANTITSFIDKGQDDRGPVVRKQRYVFDISALEKDGLLGAELRILRKKPSDTAKSAAPGGGRAAQLKLSSCPSGRQPAALLDVRSVPGLDGSGWEVFDIWKLFRNFKNSAQLCLELEAWERGRAVDLRGLGFDRAARQVHEKALFLVFGRTKKRDLFFNEIKARSGQDDKTVYEYLFSQRRKRRAPLATRQGKRPSKNLKARCSRKALHVNFKDMGWDDWIIAPLEYEAFHCEGLCEFPLRSHLEPTNHAVIQTLMNSMDPESTPPTCCVPTRLSPISILFIDSANNVVYKQYEDMVVESCGCR